A genomic window from Microbacterium sp. H1-D42 includes:
- the cmk gene encoding (d)CMP kinase: MTSAQKFIAIDGPAGSGKSSVSKEIARRRGYGYLDTGAAYRALAWHVLERGADTADAAAVRSAASDFPFTQSLDPDDRRVRVGEVDVTDAIRNPRVSAAVSGVARVPEVRVQVNEMFRRIVAEAEYPAVVVEGRDITTVVAPDAPVRILLTAAPEVRAARRAGELAGENAAVVAEALHKRDASDSSVVDFLNAAPGVDVVDSTQLDFTQTMDAVLTVIDRSRDADTGA; this comes from the coding sequence ATGACTAGTGCGCAGAAATTCATCGCGATCGACGGGCCGGCGGGCTCTGGCAAGTCCAGCGTCTCGAAGGAGATCGCACGTCGGCGCGGCTACGGCTACCTCGACACGGGAGCGGCGTACCGGGCCCTTGCCTGGCACGTGCTCGAGCGCGGAGCGGACACGGCCGACGCCGCTGCTGTGCGCTCGGCGGCATCCGACTTCCCCTTCACTCAGTCCCTCGACCCGGACGACCGGCGCGTGCGCGTCGGCGAGGTCGACGTGACCGACGCGATCCGCAACCCGCGCGTCTCTGCGGCCGTGAGCGGCGTCGCTCGCGTGCCCGAGGTGCGGGTGCAGGTCAACGAGATGTTCCGGCGGATCGTCGCGGAGGCCGAATACCCGGCCGTCGTCGTCGAGGGCCGCGACATCACCACCGTCGTTGCACCGGATGCCCCGGTGCGCATTCTGCTGACCGCTGCCCCCGAGGTGCGTGCCGCGCGCCGCGCGGGCGAACTGGCCGGCGAGAACGCCGCTGTCGTCGCCGAAGCGCTGCACAAGCGCGACGCGTCGGACAGCAGCGTCGTCGACTTCCTCAACGCCGCCCCCGGCGTGGATGTCGTCGACTCCACACAACTCGACTTCACGCAGACCATGGACGCCGTGCTCACGGTGATCGATCGGTCACGCGACGCTGATACAGGAGCATGA
- the der gene encoding ribosome biogenesis GTPase Der, with product MADEEYEGTPDQLAEKLAEIDEHEAEQRSDAMRATLTDYELDDEDADLLAGLALGEDAIQYSPALPVVAIVGRPNVGKSALVNRILGRREAVVEDTPGVTRDRVTYKAEWMDRRFSLVDTGGWEPDAKGIDRSVAAQAEVAIDLSDLVLFVVDAKVGATSTDEHVVRLLRKSGKPVFLVANKIDDARQEPEAAALWNLGLGEPYPISAIHGRGVADLLDMIMEKLPEVSAVAKAEIGGPRRVAILGRPNVGKSSLLNKAAGEERVVVNELAGTTRDPVDEIVEMGGKMWRLVDTAGIRRRVHLQQGADFYASLRTSAALEKAEVAVVVLDVSQSISVQDLNIIDMVLESGRALVLAFNKWDRLFDEDMENADRRRYLEREIEQDLAHVAWAPRVNISAKTGRHLEKLVPALELALRNWDRRIPTGKFNAFITELVAAHPHPLRGGKQPRILFGTQATTRPPTFVLFTTGFLDPGYRRYVQRRLRELYDFQGTPIVINMRVRERRKR from the coding sequence ATGGCCGACGAAGAATACGAAGGCACCCCAGACCAGCTGGCTGAGAAGCTGGCAGAGATCGACGAGCACGAAGCCGAGCAGCGCTCCGACGCCATGCGCGCGACGCTCACCGACTACGAACTCGACGACGAAGACGCCGATCTGCTGGCGGGCCTCGCCCTCGGCGAGGACGCGATCCAGTACTCGCCGGCGCTGCCGGTGGTGGCGATCGTCGGTCGGCCGAACGTCGGCAAGTCGGCGCTGGTGAACCGCATCCTCGGTCGCCGTGAAGCGGTTGTGGAGGACACCCCTGGCGTCACGCGTGACCGCGTCACGTACAAGGCCGAGTGGATGGACCGGCGGTTCTCGCTGGTCGACACCGGCGGGTGGGAGCCGGATGCCAAGGGCATCGACCGCTCGGTCGCCGCTCAGGCGGAGGTCGCCATCGACCTGTCTGACCTGGTGCTGTTCGTGGTGGATGCGAAGGTCGGCGCCACGTCGACCGATGAGCACGTCGTGCGGCTGCTTCGCAAGAGCGGCAAGCCGGTCTTCCTCGTCGCGAACAAGATCGACGACGCCCGTCAGGAGCCAGAGGCTGCGGCGCTGTGGAACCTCGGACTCGGCGAGCCCTACCCGATCTCGGCCATCCACGGGCGCGGCGTCGCCGACCTGCTGGACATGATCATGGAGAAGCTGCCCGAGGTCTCGGCTGTCGCCAAGGCCGAGATCGGCGGTCCGCGCCGCGTGGCCATCCTCGGGCGTCCGAACGTCGGCAAGTCCTCGCTGCTGAACAAGGCCGCCGGCGAGGAGCGCGTCGTCGTCAACGAGCTGGCCGGCACCACGCGCGACCCTGTTGACGAGATCGTCGAGATGGGCGGCAAGATGTGGCGGCTGGTCGACACCGCCGGCATCCGACGTCGCGTGCACCTGCAGCAGGGCGCCGACTTCTATGCGTCGCTTCGCACCTCTGCCGCGCTGGAGAAGGCCGAGGTCGCCGTCGTCGTGCTCGATGTGAGCCAGTCGATCAGCGTGCAGGACCTGAACATCATCGACATGGTGCTCGAATCGGGTCGCGCGCTCGTACTCGCGTTCAACAAGTGGGACCGCCTGTTCGACGAGGACATGGAGAACGCCGACCGCCGTCGCTACCTCGAGCGTGAGATCGAGCAGGACCTCGCGCACGTCGCATGGGCTCCGCGCGTGAACATCTCGGCGAAGACCGGTCGTCACCTCGAGAAGCTCGTGCCGGCACTGGAGCTCGCGCTGCGCAACTGGGATCGCCGCATCCCGACCGGCAAGTTCAACGCGTTCATCACCGAGCTGGTCGCGGCGCACCCGCACCCGCTGCGTGGTGGCAAGCAGCCGCGCATCCTGTTCGGCACGCAGGCGACGACGCGCCCGCCGACATTCGTGCTGTTCACGACCGGATTCCTCGACCCTGGCTACCGCCGGTACGTGCAGCGTCGCCTGCGCGAACTGTACGACTTCCAGGGGACGCCGATCGTCATCAACATGCGCGTGCGGGAGCGGCGCAAGCGTTAG
- a CDS encoding Glu/Leu/Phe/Val dehydrogenase family protein, producing MTHTLPLPEFTHERVEVITGRRSGLFIAVALHSSVLGSALGGARLWTYPHWSDALGDALRLSAAMTLKNAAAGLDAGGGKAVICLPPGTVLDAEQRRAAFLDLGDAVEMLGGLYRTAEDVGSTTDDMLTVSERTQHVVGLPSTVGGSGEPAGPTSLGVHASLQAVLERVFGSSDARGRHIIISGLGQVGGRLASRLADEGARLTVTDINPARREFAESIGATWVEPGTEHLLAGDVFVPAGIGGILSDEVIDALDVRAVCGPANNPLASRAGADRLADRGILYAPDFVVNAGGVIYLDLEAKQIGTSDEIMARVAGIGDTVRTILDDASARGVTPLQAAEELAASRLRAGAAVGVGVGVGIGVR from the coding sequence ATGACGCACACCCTGCCCCTGCCGGAGTTTACCCACGAGCGCGTGGAGGTGATCACCGGGCGGAGGAGCGGACTGTTCATCGCGGTGGCCCTGCATTCGTCGGTGCTGGGATCTGCCCTCGGCGGCGCGCGACTGTGGACGTACCCGCACTGGAGCGACGCTCTCGGCGACGCGCTGCGCCTGTCGGCGGCGATGACGCTGAAGAACGCCGCGGCCGGCCTCGACGCGGGTGGCGGCAAGGCGGTGATCTGCCTGCCTCCCGGCACGGTGTTGGATGCTGAGCAGCGCCGCGCGGCGTTCCTCGACCTCGGCGACGCGGTGGAGATGCTGGGCGGCCTGTACCGCACGGCGGAGGACGTCGGATCGACGACCGACGACATGCTCACGGTGAGTGAGCGCACGCAGCACGTCGTCGGGCTGCCCTCGACTGTCGGCGGCTCCGGCGAGCCGGCTGGGCCGACGAGCCTCGGCGTGCACGCGTCGCTGCAGGCGGTGCTTGAGCGGGTGTTCGGATCGTCGGATGCCCGTGGCCGCCACATCATCATCTCCGGCCTCGGACAGGTGGGCGGGCGTCTGGCCTCTCGCCTCGCTGACGAGGGAGCGCGTCTGACCGTCACCGACATCAACCCCGCCCGGCGCGAGTTCGCCGAGTCGATCGGTGCGACCTGGGTCGAGCCGGGGACGGAGCACCTGCTCGCCGGTGACGTGTTCGTGCCGGCCGGCATCGGCGGGATCCTGAGCGATGAGGTCATCGACGCGCTGGACGTGCGGGCGGTCTGCGGCCCGGCGAACAACCCGCTGGCCTCGCGGGCGGGCGCCGACCGTCTGGCGGATCGCGGGATTCTGTACGCGCCGGACTTCGTGGTCAACGCCGGTGGCGTGATCTACCTCGACCTTGAGGCGAAGCAGATCGGCACGAGCGACGAGATCATGGCGCGCGTGGCGGGGATCGGTGACACGGTGCGGACGATCCTCGATGACGCTTCTGCGCGCGGCGTGACGCCGCTGCAGGCGGCTGAGGAGCTCGCGGCGTCGCGTCTGCGTGCCGGAGCTGCTGTCGGAGTCGGTGTCGGAGTTGGTATCGGAGTTCGCTGA
- a CDS encoding NUDIX hydrolase produces MSIIPPRPGEPRRPQGPRNSGDAWVVSESGDKYWGRYGAAGLLAVDAVRGVLLQHRVEWSHHGGTWGLPGGALHEGESSQDGALREAQEEAGVPDGAVRPRFSRVLDLKIWSYTTVVADVVSPFEPVISDPESLALEWVPVDEVGSRPLHPGFGAAWPMLRSLLSVRPAVVVDAANVVGSVPDGWWKDRAGAAARLHARLSAWEARGVAAADLGLSGSSGAVRWFPEVTMVVEGAAKAMSDAGEVQVVRAPAHGDDAIADEARRLVEHGAAVTVVTSDRGLQARIEKIGARRASSGWLLKELEASND; encoded by the coding sequence GTGAGCATCATCCCTCCCCGTCCTGGTGAACCGCGCCGCCCTCAGGGCCCGCGCAACAGCGGAGATGCCTGGGTCGTCTCGGAGTCCGGCGACAAGTACTGGGGACGCTACGGCGCCGCCGGGCTGCTCGCGGTGGATGCCGTACGCGGCGTGCTGCTGCAGCATCGCGTGGAGTGGAGCCACCACGGCGGAACCTGGGGTCTGCCCGGTGGGGCACTGCACGAGGGTGAGTCATCGCAGGACGGTGCGCTGCGCGAGGCGCAGGAGGAGGCTGGGGTGCCGGACGGCGCCGTGCGGCCGCGGTTCTCAAGGGTGCTGGATCTGAAGATCTGGTCGTACACGACCGTCGTCGCCGATGTGGTGTCACCCTTCGAACCGGTGATCAGTGACCCGGAGAGTCTGGCGCTCGAGTGGGTGCCGGTGGACGAGGTCGGTTCGCGCCCGCTGCATCCTGGCTTCGGGGCGGCGTGGCCGATGCTGAGATCGCTGCTCTCGGTGCGTCCCGCCGTGGTGGTGGACGCCGCGAACGTCGTGGGTTCTGTGCCCGACGGCTGGTGGAAGGATCGCGCCGGAGCTGCGGCGCGTCTGCATGCGCGGCTGTCGGCGTGGGAAGCGCGGGGAGTGGCTGCTGCCGATCTCGGGCTGAGCGGGTCCTCGGGTGCGGTCCGATGGTTCCCCGAGGTGACGATGGTCGTCGAGGGCGCAGCGAAGGCGATGTCGGATGCTGGCGAGGTGCAGGTGGTTCGCGCCCCCGCACATGGCGATGATGCGATCGCCGATGAAGCCCGACGCCTCGTCGAGCATGGTGCAGCGGTGACCGTTGTGACGAGCGACCGCGGACTGCAGGCGCGGATCGAGAAGATCGGCGCCCGTCGCGCGTCGTCCGGCTGGCTGTTGAAGGAGCTCGAGGCGAGCAACGACTGA
- a CDS encoding HNH endonuclease signature motif containing protein: MSTPYLDRLDQQNALLDEWVAVRAEINRAEARAAVLLARRAVLMEEDAKEQPHHREAIWRSMVAEYSAAGRIAQGTAERLFGDAQWLATDQYALLRDSFETGRITAAHVREILLAASPVHEAIAAGTLTPDTLDLYQAAAVVFAEAEAPARTRAHVREVAAALAGLTINEKHERATHERTVTVKSVGDGMALLQILLPEHLALAILDRLTQMARHQKQHPEDREPTLPVDEDALEEMLHGNPDYHDPDYDHPDHDGAGLPDDKHPDEQPDEQSLGDTTTGSPSDDPDSPATDDGSEARSEATGEANSHAADDHDDANATDDTATTGQVIFGDDDTFTRDPFDDDYDHDNDHRNGYFHDGIWVPPDNDPYRDDPDAYWDWVEKMITTPPDIIQIPADARTLDQIRTDLLTDLLLCADPSQIHGTGLENITATIQVTIAANTLTGTDNHPAQLDGHGELHPDIARQLAGMNNGWTRLFLDPTGMVTETDTYTPTAGMKRYLRARDQHCRFPGCRMPVHRTEIDHTHDHALGGPTYIDNLAHLCKTHHALKHPDISDEHRWTATQLPNSDITWTAPNGRTYSDAPPRRVMFVPSGVPAATDRYTWHTPAMGQPPRSDAPF; the protein is encoded by the coding sequence ATGTCCACCCCCTACCTCGACCGCCTCGATCAGCAGAACGCACTGCTGGATGAGTGGGTCGCGGTGCGGGCGGAGATCAACCGGGCAGAAGCCCGCGCCGCCGTGCTACTGGCACGGCGGGCTGTGCTGATGGAAGAGGATGCGAAAGAACAGCCTCACCATCGGGAGGCGATCTGGCGGTCAATGGTCGCGGAGTACTCAGCCGCAGGCCGTATCGCCCAAGGCACAGCGGAGCGTCTCTTCGGCGACGCGCAATGGCTGGCCACCGACCAGTACGCTCTGTTGCGGGACTCGTTCGAAACAGGCAGGATCACGGCCGCACATGTGCGGGAGATCTTGCTCGCCGCCTCCCCCGTTCACGAGGCCATCGCCGCCGGCACCCTCACCCCCGACACCCTCGACCTCTACCAAGCTGCCGCGGTCGTGTTCGCCGAGGCCGAGGCTCCCGCCCGCACGCGCGCACACGTTCGGGAAGTCGCGGCGGCATTGGCCGGGCTGACGATCAACGAGAAGCACGAACGCGCAACCCACGAGCGCACTGTCACCGTGAAGTCCGTCGGTGACGGAATGGCGCTGCTGCAGATCCTCCTGCCCGAACACCTCGCCCTGGCCATCCTGGACCGCCTCACGCAGATGGCCAGGCATCAGAAGCAGCACCCTGAAGACCGTGAACCCACACTCCCCGTCGACGAAGACGCACTTGAAGAGATGCTCCACGGCAACCCCGACTACCACGACCCGGACTACGACCACCCCGACCACGATGGCGCGGGACTGCCCGACGACAAGCACCCCGATGAGCAGCCGGACGAGCAGTCCCTAGGCGACACCACCACGGGCAGCCCTTCCGACGACCCTGACAGTCCCGCAACAGACGACGGTTCCGAGGCTCGCAGCGAAGCGACCGGCGAGGCCAACAGCCACGCAGCCGACGACCACGACGACGCGAACGCCACCGACGACACGGCGACCACCGGGCAGGTGATCTTCGGCGACGATGACACGTTCACCCGGGATCCGTTCGACGACGACTACGACCACGACAACGACCACCGCAACGGGTACTTCCACGACGGCATCTGGGTACCACCAGACAACGATCCATACCGAGACGACCCCGACGCGTATTGGGACTGGGTCGAGAAGATGATCACCACCCCACCTGACATCATCCAGATCCCCGCCGATGCCCGCACATTGGATCAGATCCGCACCGACTTGCTCACCGACCTACTGCTCTGCGCCGACCCTTCACAGATCCACGGCACGGGTCTGGAGAACATCACCGCCACCATCCAAGTCACCATCGCCGCAAACACCCTCACCGGCACCGACAACCACCCCGCCCAACTCGACGGACACGGCGAACTCCACCCCGACATCGCACGGCAACTCGCCGGCATGAACAACGGCTGGACCCGACTCTTCCTCGACCCCACCGGCATGGTCACCGAAACCGACACCTACACCCCCACCGCCGGCATGAAACGCTACCTCCGCGCCCGCGACCAGCACTGCCGCTTCCCCGGCTGCCGCATGCCCGTCCACCGCACCGAGATCGACCACACCCACGACCACGCCCTCGGCGGACCCACATACATCGACAACCTCGCCCACCTCTGCAAGACCCACCACGCCCTCAAACACCCCGACATCTCAGACGAGCACCGCTGGACCGCAACGCAGTTGCCTAACTCCGACATCACCTGGACGGCCCCCAACGGACGCACCTACAGCGATGCTCCACCCCGACGCGTCATGTTCGTGCCATCCGGAGTCCCGGCAGCGACAGACCGCTACACCTGGCACACCCCGGCCATGGGACAACCACCGCGATCCGACGCGCCCTTCTGA
- a CDS encoding RNA-binding S4 domain-containing protein — translation MPDAVKPVRVDSWLWAIRVYKTRSAATTACRAGHVRVNGERTKAAQSVKPGDEVRVRISGFDRILVVRKTLAKRVGAPVAVTAYEDRTPVREPSAMLAVRDRGAGRPTKRERRDIDKLRGRDPYDD, via the coding sequence ATGCCGGATGCTGTGAAGCCGGTCCGCGTGGACAGTTGGCTCTGGGCGATCCGCGTCTACAAGACGCGTTCGGCGGCGACGACTGCATGCCGTGCGGGGCATGTACGGGTTAACGGCGAGCGGACCAAGGCTGCGCAGTCCGTGAAGCCAGGCGATGAGGTGCGCGTGCGGATTTCGGGCTTCGACAGGATCCTGGTGGTGCGCAAGACGCTCGCGAAGCGGGTCGGGGCTCCCGTCGCTGTGACGGCGTACGAGGATCGCACTCCGGTGCGCGAACCGTCGGCGATGCTGGCTGTGCGTGACCGCGGCGCCGGCCGTCCGACGAAGCGCGAGCGCCGCGACATCGACAAGCTGCGCGGCCGGGACCCCTACGACGACTGA
- a CDS encoding lysoplasmalogenase, which yields MLRSIRPLDVAVWVPYVVLAIVHVATLALNSPLAGPTKLTLMPLLAVPVLAAAPRLRPRVTVVLLLAALLFSWLGDGAGTFFPGGPELPLMLLFFGIAHIAYIVLFLRYTPVRRMPWWALIYAAWWVAMLVFLGPHTGGLFFAVAAYGLVLAGTAATSARGNPVIAWGGAFFLLSDSILAFRLFLEGTPAWTSPAVMLTYTLGQGLIIAGAIRALRKGGE from the coding sequence ATGCTGCGCAGCATCCGCCCCCTCGACGTTGCAGTCTGGGTTCCGTACGTCGTCCTCGCGATCGTCCACGTCGCCACTCTCGCTCTGAACAGCCCGCTCGCCGGGCCGACGAAGCTGACTCTCATGCCACTGCTCGCGGTGCCGGTGCTCGCCGCGGCTCCGCGACTGCGTCCACGGGTCACGGTCGTCCTGCTGCTGGCGGCGCTGCTCTTCTCGTGGCTCGGAGACGGCGCCGGCACGTTCTTCCCGGGCGGCCCGGAGCTGCCGCTCATGCTGCTCTTCTTCGGCATCGCGCACATCGCATACATCGTGCTGTTCCTGCGGTACACGCCGGTGCGCCGGATGCCGTGGTGGGCGCTCATCTACGCCGCATGGTGGGTCGCGATGCTGGTGTTCCTCGGCCCGCACACCGGCGGACTGTTCTTCGCCGTCGCCGCGTACGGCCTGGTGCTCGCCGGCACCGCCGCGACGTCGGCGCGCGGCAACCCGGTGATCGCGTGGGGCGGGGCGTTCTTCCTGCTGAGTGATTCGATCCTCGCGTTCCGCCTGTTCCTCGAGGGCACGCCGGCGTGGACCAGCCCGGCGGTCATGCTCACGTACACACTCGGCCAGGGTCTGATCATCGCCGGCGCGATCCGCGCGTTGCGAAAGGGTGGCGAGTGA
- a CDS encoding GNAT family N-acetyltransferase: MATITTEQATISRWDDVQHSLSGGGDGRSCQCIWPVVRNKDWQTTTVEQRRDMLHDEIAVGPPPGLVAYVDGEAAGWIRIGPRTTQLRILHTKSITEATAEPLDDDTVWSVTCFVVRRDHRGKGLNATLLKQAIDYARAGGARIIEAYPVDNSHGSHRSNDMFHGALSTFLAADFEQGPAISGGRVLVTRPLSA, from the coding sequence ATGGCGACGATCACGACCGAACAAGCCACCATCAGTCGGTGGGACGACGTGCAGCACTCCCTCTCGGGAGGCGGCGACGGGCGCAGCTGCCAATGCATCTGGCCGGTCGTACGCAACAAGGACTGGCAGACGACGACAGTCGAGCAGCGGCGCGACATGCTGCACGACGAGATCGCCGTCGGTCCCCCGCCGGGACTCGTCGCGTACGTCGACGGCGAAGCCGCCGGATGGATCCGCATCGGACCACGCACCACTCAATTGCGCATCCTGCACACGAAGTCGATCACCGAGGCCACTGCCGAACCGCTCGACGACGACACGGTCTGGTCGGTCACGTGCTTCGTGGTGCGCCGGGATCACCGGGGCAAGGGACTCAACGCGACTCTGCTGAAGCAGGCGATCGACTACGCCCGCGCCGGCGGCGCGCGGATCATCGAGGCCTACCCGGTCGACAACTCCCACGGTTCCCACCGCTCCAACGACATGTTCCACGGCGCGCTCTCCACGTTCCTCGCCGCCGACTTCGAGCAGGGCCCGGCGATCTCAGGAGGACGCGTCCTCGTGACGCGCCCACTCAGCGCCTGA
- a CDS encoding dihydrofolate reductase family protein, translated as MGKVAWGFTASIDGFIAGPGHDMSWLAAAEPNAEGTTELMASKVAVIISGRDGYDAALAQRDERDEMTSEAYGGAWSGTEFILTHRPEELADDPTVTALNCSISEAIDRAQQIAGDRDIQIISADIARQALEHDLIDELQVFVAPVFLGDGIRIFDVPGGRRVDWELVEIDEANRRSFGRTYRPKGRGEGSGRPAE; from the coding sequence ATGGGCAAAGTCGCCTGGGGATTCACCGCGTCGATCGATGGGTTCATCGCAGGACCAGGACATGACATGTCGTGGCTTGCGGCTGCGGAGCCCAACGCCGAGGGAACCACGGAGCTCATGGCGTCGAAGGTCGCCGTCATCATCTCGGGCCGCGACGGGTACGACGCGGCTCTCGCCCAGCGCGACGAGCGCGACGAGATGACTTCTGAAGCGTATGGCGGTGCGTGGTCGGGCACCGAGTTCATCCTGACGCATCGCCCGGAGGAACTCGCCGATGATCCGACGGTGACCGCCCTGAACTGCTCCATCAGCGAGGCGATCGACCGCGCCCAGCAGATCGCCGGTGACCGGGATATCCAGATCATCAGCGCCGACATCGCTCGACAGGCGCTCGAGCACGACCTCATCGACGAGCTGCAGGTCTTCGTCGCGCCCGTGTTCCTCGGCGACGGGATCAGGATCTTCGACGTGCCCGGTGGCCGGCGCGTCGACTGGGAGCTGGTCGAGATCGATGAGGCCAACCGGCGCAGCTTCGGCAGAACGTATCGGCCGAAGGGTCGGGGTGAGGGTTCTGGCCGGCCGGCCGAATGA
- a CDS encoding VanZ family protein, translating to MSNITQPGEKMPREGAVVTEPTERRAPFALGILFAVYLALLAWTILFKLEVPYIGAGGLRHVKWVPFAADDWYAASKPLEVGANVLLFLPFGMYLGLLWPTRTVWKHVATLAGASMLLEGLQYLLIVGSSDVTDVIANTVGGATGLLVVALWGRRSEAGARVLKRVCMVGTGLAVVICLAFFFSPLHYAQRDVTLDQVVD from the coding sequence ATGAGCAACATCACACAGCCGGGGGAGAAGATGCCAAGAGAAGGCGCCGTCGTCACGGAGCCGACTGAACGCAGGGCACCTTTCGCGCTGGGCATCCTGTTCGCCGTCTATCTCGCGCTGCTCGCCTGGACCATCCTGTTCAAACTCGAAGTCCCCTACATCGGCGCGGGCGGACTCCGCCACGTCAAATGGGTGCCTTTCGCCGCCGACGATTGGTACGCAGCCAGTAAACCGCTTGAAGTCGGGGCGAACGTCCTTCTCTTCCTGCCCTTCGGCATGTATCTCGGGCTGCTGTGGCCGACTCGGACGGTGTGGAAGCACGTCGCGACGCTCGCCGGGGCGAGCATGCTGCTGGAGGGCCTGCAGTACCTGCTCATCGTCGGCAGCTCCGATGTCACCGACGTCATCGCCAATACGGTCGGAGGCGCCACCGGACTTCTCGTGGTCGCGCTGTGGGGGCGCCGATCCGAGGCAGGAGCCCGCGTGCTGAAGCGGGTCTGCATGGTCGGGACTGGGCTTGCCGTGGTGATCTGCCTGGCGTTCTTCTTCTCGCCGCTGCACTACGCGCAGCGCGACGTGACGCTCGACCAGGTCGTGGACTGA
- a CDS encoding DUF6325 family protein, translating to MTEQSLDELGPVDFVIIEFPAGQSNFSGEMAEELVRLVDAGTIRLIDVLILQKSEDGTIDALELSDAEDLGPLADLEAELAELLAEDDIENLAAAMEPGSVAGVVVYENLWAAPFASAARRAGGRLIADGRIPMQDIIASLEADAEFEKVGD from the coding sequence ATGACCGAACAGTCACTTGATGAGCTGGGGCCGGTGGATTTCGTGATCATCGAGTTCCCGGCCGGTCAGTCGAATTTCTCGGGGGAGATGGCCGAAGAGCTGGTCAGACTGGTTGACGCCGGCACCATCCGGCTGATCGACGTACTGATACTGCAGAAGTCCGAGGACGGCACGATCGATGCGCTGGAGCTCTCCGACGCCGAGGATCTCGGGCCACTCGCGGACCTCGAGGCCGAACTGGCCGAGCTGCTGGCCGAGGACGACATCGAGAATCTCGCAGCAGCGATGGAACCGGGTAGCGTCGCGGGCGTCGTCGTCTACGAGAACCTGTGGGCGGCGCCCTTCGCGTCAGCTGCACGCCGGGCAGGCGGTCGGCTCATCGCAGATGGCCGCATTCCCATGCAGGACATCATCGCCTCGCTCGAGGCGGATGCTGAATTCGAGAAGGTAGGAGACTGA